A stretch of the uncultured Desulfobacter sp. genome encodes the following:
- a CDS encoding tyrosine-type recombinase/integrase, with product MKNFNHPKKGSHISVEPIRKQKDIKLIKKILHDSPRNLCLFTLGINTNLRASDLLRIKVEQVRHLQPEEEITLKEKKTKKQRRINLNRACIESIRNLLESINYENDDFLFLSNRKDKKALTVSSLSTLVKKWCKDINLKGNYASHTLRKTWGYHQRVTFGVGIPELMVCFNHTSQRQTLDYLCVQPEEIKSIYQNEL from the coding sequence ATGAAAAACTTTAATCATCCTAAAAAAGGAAGCCATATTTCTGTTGAACCGATCCGGAAGCAAAAAGACATCAAGCTGATAAAAAAAATCTTACACGATTCTCCTCGAAATCTCTGTTTGTTCACTTTGGGGATTAACACCAATTTGCGGGCCTCAGATCTGTTAAGGATCAAAGTAGAACAGGTGAGGCACCTTCAGCCCGAGGAAGAAATCACTCTGAAGGAAAAAAAGACCAAAAAGCAAAGACGGATCAACTTAAATCGGGCTTGCATTGAATCAATTCGAAATCTGCTGGAATCTATTAATTACGAAAATGATGACTTTCTATTTTTGAGCAACCGGAAGGACAAAAAGGCCTTGACGGTTTCGAGCCTAAGCACGTTGGTTAAAAAATGGTGTAAAGATATTAACCTAAAGGGGAATTATGCTAGTCACACCCTAAGAAAGACCTGGGGATATCATCAGCGAGTTACCTTCGGCGTCGGGATTCCTGAATTAATGGTTTGTTTTAATCACACCAGTCAGAGGCAAACCTTGGATTATCTTTGCGTTCAGCCTGAAGAAATTAAGAGCATCTATCAAAATGAGCTTTAG
- a CDS encoding Mrr restriction system protein, which produces MRSPYDGTENLSPSMACAVKTVYATFEILKESDGNLPSKEVMNKIPGKINLTDWEKERYEKTGYIRWQSILHFYTIDCSKAGYLRKQKGVWYLTEEGENAMSMGAVELLKTASKKYRKWDKSRKSENTTAPEEEIPEEKIQKATIEQLEENAIDGIKEYLTNRNPYEFQDLVAALLRAMGYYTPFISPKGKDGGIDVIAFQDPLGANAPRIKVQVKHRPDAAIPVDEIRSLLGLLNKDGDIGLFVTSGRFTSDAERFARDSHIHVKLIDGDTFISLWKDFYSKLSDEEKNFLPLQPVYFLGTNE; this is translated from the coding sequence ATGAGATCTCCATATGATGGAACAGAGAATCTATCTCCCTCAATGGCGTGTGCTGTTAAAACAGTATACGCAACATTTGAAATACTCAAAGAGTCGGATGGGAACCTTCCTTCAAAAGAGGTGATGAATAAAATCCCCGGTAAGATCAACTTAACTGATTGGGAGAAGGAACGGTACGAAAAAACCGGGTATATCAGATGGCAATCAATTCTTCATTTTTATACAATTGACTGTTCCAAGGCCGGATATCTTAGGAAACAAAAAGGGGTGTGGTATCTTACAGAAGAAGGTGAAAATGCCATGAGCATGGGAGCCGTTGAGCTTCTTAAAACTGCCTCAAAGAAATACCGCAAATGGGACAAAAGCCGGAAATCTGAAAATACCACTGCTCCAGAAGAAGAAATACCAGAAGAAAAGATTCAAAAAGCCACCATTGAACAACTCGAAGAGAATGCAATTGACGGGATAAAGGAATATCTAACAAATCGAAATCCATATGAATTCCAGGATCTGGTGGCGGCACTTCTCCGAGCTATGGGCTACTACACACCATTCATATCGCCGAAAGGTAAAGATGGCGGAATCGATGTTATTGCATTTCAAGATCCCTTGGGCGCTAATGCCCCACGCATTAAAGTCCAGGTGAAACATAGACCCGATGCGGCTATCCCGGTTGATGAAATCCGTTCACTGCTTGGGCTTCTGAATAAAGATGGTGACATTGGGCTGTTTGTGACCTCTGGTAGATTCACATCAGATGCTGAACGATTTGCCAGAGATTCCCATATCCATGTCAAACTGATTGATGGGGACACGTTCATTAGCTTGTGGAAAGACTTTTATTCCAAACTGTCCGATGAAGAAAAGAACTTTCTGCCATTACAGCCGGTTTATTTTTTAGGGACGAATGAATAA
- a CDS encoding DEAD/DEAH box helicase family protein, with protein sequence MTKRDLSERDICTKFITPAIQKSGWKQSQFREEVKLTDGRIMVRGKLAARVKNPNVKGGPKRADYVIFARPNVPIAVVEAKRNIYEIGHGMQQALLYAEMLDAPFALSSNGEGFLLHDRTGITQPIEREIGLDAFPKFDELWPVYKQWKGIEDVDSENLLCQPYHTDGSGKSARYYQRVAINRAIEAIAQGQQRLLLVMATGTGKTYTAFQIIWRLWKAKKKTRILFLADRNILVDQTMLQDFSPFGEVMHKITNRQVKKNYEIYLSLYQAVTGNEEWKQIFRQFPSDFFDLVVIDECHRGSAAEDSAWRVVLEYFNAATHLGLTATPKETKETSNTHYFGEPIYTYSLKQGIEDGFLAPYKVIRVVTDVDALGYTPEKGKLDKYGKEIEHRQYNTKDFDRNMILTQRTEFVASKVWEYLKNTDPMAKTIVFCDDQRHAERMRQALVQLIPEAATNRRYVMRITGDDQEGKAQLSYFIDNDEPFPVIATTSKLLSTGVDAKTCKLIVLDQSINSMTEFKQIIGRGTRIREDYRKLYFTVMDFKNATRLFADPEFDGEPVMIYEPKPSESIVPPDDIEQPLDEDQKPERFEDYDEAEDTATGKDDVAEKTKRWVVDDVEVNQGVWREQYLDADGKLITEDYRVFLKEEVRKTLQHRFGSLKEFLSQWNSAQRKQVIVDELKSQGVDIDVLKQTIPNAEQFGIFDLIAHVAFDQQPLTRKERANHVKKRNYFGKYGEQARKVLEALLDKYAANDIMDIEDPKILELPPFNKIGTKTQIRREIFGGPDKYSKALTELEQAIYESLSA encoded by the coding sequence ATGACTAAAAGAGATCTTAGCGAACGAGATATTTGTACAAAATTCATTACACCTGCCATTCAGAAATCAGGCTGGAAGCAGTCTCAATTCAGAGAAGAGGTTAAGTTGACTGACGGCCGCATCATGGTCCGGGGAAAGCTGGCAGCACGCGTTAAAAATCCAAACGTTAAAGGTGGTCCCAAAAGGGCAGATTATGTTATTTTTGCCCGACCCAATGTGCCTATCGCCGTCGTTGAGGCAAAGCGCAATATTTATGAAATAGGCCACGGTATGCAACAAGCCTTGCTGTATGCTGAAATGTTGGATGCACCGTTTGCCCTAAGCTCCAATGGAGAAGGTTTCCTTTTGCATGATCGAACAGGCATAACACAACCGATAGAACGGGAAATAGGTTTGGATGCGTTCCCTAAATTTGACGAATTATGGCCTGTGTATAAACAATGGAAGGGCATTGAAGACGTTGATTCAGAAAATTTGCTCTGCCAACCCTATCATACTGACGGTTCTGGAAAATCAGCCAGATATTATCAAAGGGTGGCAATTAACAGAGCTATTGAGGCAATTGCGCAGGGTCAACAAAGGCTTTTACTCGTTATGGCCACGGGTACGGGCAAAACTTACACAGCGTTTCAAATCATTTGGCGTCTATGGAAAGCAAAAAAGAAGACACGGATTTTATTTCTGGCTGACCGCAATATTCTTGTTGATCAAACCATGTTGCAGGACTTTTCACCATTTGGTGAGGTGATGCATAAGATCACAAACAGGCAGGTTAAAAAGAATTATGAAATCTATCTGTCTTTATATCAGGCCGTGACTGGGAATGAAGAGTGGAAACAGATCTTCAGGCAGTTCCCCTCAGATTTTTTTGATTTGGTTGTTATTGATGAATGCCATCGGGGAAGCGCTGCAGAGGATTCCGCATGGCGGGTCGTATTAGAGTATTTCAATGCCGCAACTCACCTAGGGTTGACCGCAACCCCCAAAGAGACCAAAGAGACATCCAATACCCATTATTTTGGGGAACCCATTTATACGTATTCATTAAAACAAGGAATTGAAGATGGATTCCTGGCTCCATACAAAGTGATCCGCGTGGTCACTGATGTTGATGCGCTTGGGTATACACCCGAAAAAGGCAAATTGGATAAATACGGAAAAGAGATTGAGCATCGACAATATAACACCAAAGATTTTGACCGGAACATGATCCTGACCCAAAGAACAGAATTTGTGGCCTCAAAAGTCTGGGAATACCTCAAAAATACAGACCCCATGGCAAAAACCATCGTGTTTTGTGATGATCAGCGCCATGCCGAACGAATGCGTCAGGCATTGGTTCAGTTGATCCCGGAAGCGGCCACTAACAGACGGTATGTGATGAGAATCACGGGAGATGACCAAGAAGGGAAAGCACAGTTGTCCTATTTCATTGACAATGATGAGCCTTTTCCGGTAATTGCTACAACGTCAAAATTGTTGAGCACGGGAGTTGATGCAAAAACATGTAAACTCATTGTGCTTGATCAGAGCATTAACTCCATGACCGAGTTTAAGCAAATTATCGGTAGGGGGACACGGATTAGGGAGGATTATCGTAAGCTATATTTTACGGTAATGGATTTCAAAAACGCCACGCGGCTCTTTGCTGATCCGGAGTTTGACGGGGAGCCGGTCATGATTTATGAGCCAAAGCCTTCCGAATCAATCGTTCCACCAGATGATATTGAACAGCCTTTGGATGAAGATCAAAAACCGGAGCGCTTTGAAGACTATGATGAGGCAGAAGACACAGCGACTGGAAAGGATGACGTTGCAGAGAAGACTAAGCGTTGGGTAGTGGATGATGTCGAGGTGAATCAAGGCGTATGGCGAGAGCAATACCTTGATGCCGACGGGAAATTGATCACCGAAGATTACCGTGTTTTTTTGAAGGAGGAAGTCAGAAAAACACTCCAGCATCGGTTCGGCTCCCTGAAGGAATTTTTAAGTCAGTGGAATTCCGCACAGCGCAAGCAGGTCATTGTTGATGAACTTAAAAGCCAGGGTGTTGATATAGATGTATTAAAACAGACGATTCCAAATGCTGAGCAGTTTGGAATTTTTGACTTAATCGCCCATGTTGCCTTTGACCAGCAGCCGTTGACCAGAAAAGAACGGGCCAACCATGTAAAGAAAAGAAATTATTTCGGTAAATACGGCGAACAGGCAAGGAAAGTCTTGGAAGCATTGCTGGATAAATATGCAGCCAATGACATTATGGACATTGAAGATCCAAAGATCTTAGAATTGCCGCCGTTCAATAAAATAGGGACAAAAACACAGATCCGGCGGGAGATATTCGGCGGGCCTGATAAATATTCAAAAGCCTTAACTGAGCTTGAACAAGCAATTTATGAAAGTTTGAGCGCATAA
- a CDS encoding class I SAM-dependent DNA methyltransferase yields MSLSSTIKSIQDIMRKDDGVDGDAQRIGQLTWMLFLKVFDQREEEWEDDLADQGKTYVSPLPEECRWRNWAKYLPGPDGKLAPQTAASDLIAHVNNTVFPGLRDIVLDSTEDETSKAKAKVVRNVFADANNYMKSGTLMLGVIEKLDEAINFHDFKTRANLGDLYEKILNDLRSAGNAGEFYTPRPVTHFMVQMVNPRLDKRETVLDPACGTGGFLTAAINHFNAQTTEKSSAEDKKAIESGIRGIEKKQLPHLLCTTNMMLNGIDVPSQIEHRNTLAQPWNDWSNHDKADCVITNPPFGGMEEDGVGNGFPADVRTRETSDMFLILIVKKLLKDGGRGAIVLPDGNLFGEGVKAKVKQHLMNDCQLHTIIRLPNGVFNPYTGIKTNLLFFTKGKPTETIWYYEHPYPEGYKSYSKTKPITLEEFQAERQWWGKEENGFADRVENEHAWKVDFKSKKQAAEAKAKPYWDKAIDLNNQAADLELQAKETHDDDEKEELKKQANKLRQKAKDEQSAGDRIFWPIYNLDQKNPNTPEAIIHDPDELLAKLEGLAVEITKTENQLKQELTAAFAHHFEGDAS; encoded by the coding sequence ATGAGTTTAAGCAGCACAATCAAGAGCATTCAAGACATCATGCGCAAAGATGACGGTGTGGATGGTGATGCCCAACGTATCGGGCAGTTGACATGGATGCTTTTTTTAAAAGTGTTTGATCAGAGAGAAGAGGAATGGGAAGATGATCTTGCGGATCAGGGAAAAACCTATGTTTCTCCCTTGCCTGAAGAATGCCGCTGGAGAAACTGGGCCAAATACCTGCCCGGCCCGGACGGTAAATTGGCACCACAGACCGCGGCCAGTGATCTAATCGCCCATGTGAACAATACGGTTTTTCCCGGTTTAAGAGACATTGTTCTGGACAGCACTGAGGATGAAACATCCAAAGCAAAGGCAAAGGTTGTGCGGAATGTATTTGCCGATGCCAACAATTACATGAAGTCCGGCACTCTGATGCTCGGTGTAATCGAAAAATTAGACGAGGCCATCAATTTTCACGATTTTAAAACCCGGGCAAATCTTGGGGATCTGTATGAAAAAATTTTGAACGATCTGAGAAGCGCAGGTAATGCCGGAGAATTCTATACCCCAAGGCCTGTGACCCATTTCATGGTCCAGATGGTCAACCCCAGACTTGACAAGCGGGAAACCGTTTTGGACCCTGCCTGCGGTACCGGAGGCTTTCTAACGGCCGCCATCAACCATTTCAACGCCCAAACGACTGAAAAATCCAGCGCAGAAGATAAAAAAGCCATTGAATCCGGGATACGGGGCATTGAAAAAAAACAACTGCCCCATCTTTTGTGCACAACAAACATGATGCTCAACGGCATTGACGTTCCTTCCCAAATTGAACATAGAAATACCCTGGCACAGCCCTGGAACGACTGGTCCAATCATGACAAGGCAGACTGTGTGATCACCAATCCTCCCTTTGGCGGTATGGAAGAAGACGGCGTGGGCAACGGTTTCCCGGCTGATGTACGCACCCGGGAAACCTCGGATATGTTCCTTATTCTGATCGTAAAAAAACTGCTCAAGGACGGTGGCCGGGGTGCCATTGTTCTGCCTGACGGAAATCTTTTTGGCGAAGGCGTAAAAGCAAAGGTTAAGCAGCACCTGATGAACGATTGTCAGCTTCACACCATCATCCGGCTGCCCAATGGGGTCTTTAACCCCTATACCGGCATTAAAACCAACCTGCTTTTTTTTACCAAGGGCAAGCCCACAGAAACCATCTGGTATTACGAGCACCCATATCCAGAAGGATATAAGAGCTATTCAAAAACCAAACCCATCACCTTGGAAGAGTTCCAGGCAGAACGGCAGTGGTGGGGTAAAGAAGAGAATGGTTTTGCCGACCGGGTGGAAAACGAACACGCCTGGAAAGTGGATTTCAAATCCAAAAAGCAGGCGGCCGAAGCCAAGGCCAAACCCTATTGGGACAAGGCCATCGACTTAAACAACCAGGCCGCAGATCTGGAACTTCAGGCCAAAGAAACCCATGATGATGATGAAAAAGAAGAACTGAAAAAGCAGGCGAATAAGCTTCGCCAAAAGGCCAAAGATGAGCAGTCGGCCGGAGATCGTATTTTCTGGCCCATTTATAACCTGGACCAGAAAAATCCCAACACCCCCGAGGCTATAATCCATGATCCGGATGAACTACTGGCCAAGCTCGAGGGTCTCGCAGTAGAGATAACCAAAACCGAAAATCAATTGAAACAGGAACTAACCGCAGCCTTTGCCCACCATTTTGAGGGAGACGCGTCATGA
- a CDS encoding PDDEXK nuclease domain-containing protein, with protein sequence MNEPTVKKGHEPSPSLLRDIKDLIETGRSSVAVTVNTALTLLYWQVGQRINKEVLKDERAEYGKQILQTLSAKLTEAYGQGWSERNLAYMVKFADTFTDPDILQTLCAKLSWSHFKDLIYIQNPLKREFYAQMCRHESWSVRTLRKKIDAMLFERTALSRKPDEVITHELKNLRETDRLSPDLVFRDPYFLDFLGLQDRYLEKDLEDAILRELEQFLLELGSGFAFLARQKRFQLDNDDYYIDLLFYHRGLNRLIAIDLKLGDFKAQDKGQMELYLRWLAKNEQHPGENPPLGIILCAGKKQELVELMELRQSGIHVAEYLTLLPEKALLEQKLHDAVTKARLRLENREAGRE encoded by the coding sequence ATGAATGAGCCCACTGTAAAAAAGGGCCATGAGCCATCCCCCTCCCTTCTCCGGGATATCAAAGATCTCATAGAAACTGGACGTTCCAGTGTTGCCGTGACGGTCAATACGGCGTTGACCTTACTTTACTGGCAGGTGGGACAGCGCATCAATAAAGAGGTTTTAAAGGATGAACGGGCCGAATACGGCAAACAGATTTTGCAGACATTGTCTGCAAAATTGACTGAAGCCTATGGCCAGGGCTGGAGCGAACGGAATCTGGCCTACATGGTGAAATTTGCTGATACGTTTACAGACCCCGACATTTTGCAGACACTATGTGCAAAATTGAGCTGGAGCCATTTTAAAGACCTGATTTATATCCAGAACCCGCTCAAGCGGGAATTTTATGCACAGATGTGCCGCCATGAAAGCTGGAGCGTTCGCACCCTGCGTAAGAAAATTGATGCCATGTTGTTTGAGCGCACCGCCCTGTCCAGAAAACCCGACGAGGTGATCACCCATGAACTGAAAAATTTGCGGGAAACCGACAGGTTGTCCCCGGACCTGGTGTTTCGGGATCCTTATTTCCTTGATTTTCTGGGGCTCCAGGACCGATACCTGGAAAAAGACCTTGAAGATGCCATTTTGCGGGAACTGGAGCAGTTCCTGCTGGAGCTTGGCAGTGGATTTGCTTTTCTGGCCCGCCAGAAGCGGTTCCAACTGGACAATGACGACTATTACATTGACCTGCTGTTTTACCACCGGGGCCTGAACCGTTTAATCGCCATCGACTTGAAACTGGGCGATTTCAAGGCCCAGGACAAAGGCCAGATGGAACTGTATCTGCGATGGCTTGCCAAAAATGAGCAGCACCCCGGAGAAAACCCGCCCCTGGGGATCATCCTTTGCGCCGGGAAAAAACAGGAACTGGTGGAGTTGATGGAGCTCAGGCAGTCCGGCATTCATGTGGCGGAATACCTAACCCTTTTGCCAGAAAAAGCCCTGCTTGAACAAAAACTGCACGACGCCGTGACCAAAGCCCGCCTGCGCCTGGAGAACCGGGAGGCAGGGAGGGAATGA
- a CDS encoding restriction endonuclease subunit S — MTPETFLKKFGCIANAPGGVQRLREMILQLAVMGKLVAQNPEDEPASELLKRVEVEKKEQIKNRQYKINKKIRKIGPDVPYNIPDSWRWVRFADICKFSAGRTPARKESKYWNTGDFPWFSIADLRQGETIVNCKETVSEEAQKKIFKVPPVSKGTLLMSFKLTIGKISIAGVDCFHNEAIISIYPFLKELQSYLFRCLNGFDLNSGNKKAIKGATLNQDSISNILIALPPLGEQKRIVAKVDQLMALCDRLETQQQKRATLVKQARISALDDLSNAQGKKALQTSWKRVQTHLSMLFDHPDDVEDLKKCILQNAVMGKLVPQNPEDEPASDLLKKITKDMVATLKNKRSFAKLRKPESKYYTQMPNGWELLLMEDLLTGSESGWSPKCKNVPRQNDQWGVLKVSAVTWGEYNPNENKSFPPSLEPRLDYEVTSGNFLLSRANTAELVARSVIVPLQSPSKLMLSDKIVRLNFLREDFKEWVNYVNNSIVSRQYYIENATGTSDSMKNVSRQIIHELPIPFPPLLEQKRIVKKIKSLLILCNQLQKQLAKAKTIAEQLAQSIVETITGQSTEKTEKMKAPKSELVSKLKLIKKPGAKVDAPLSAILVKNNEELSAKTLWNTSGLAIDDFYRQLKIEMLKGWIAEPEKAHVRIIDDQGTAQ; from the coding sequence ATGACACCAGAAACGTTTTTAAAAAAGTTTGGCTGCATTGCCAATGCTCCCGGCGGGGTCCAGCGGTTAAGGGAGATGATTCTGCAACTGGCTGTGATGGGGAAATTGGTGGCGCAGAATCCAGAGGATGAACCTGCGAGTGAGTTGTTGAAGCGGGTTGAGGTGGAGAAGAAGGAGCAAATCAAAAACAGGCAATACAAGATCAATAAAAAAATAAGAAAAATTGGCCCCGATGTACCTTATAATATTCCTGATAGTTGGAGATGGGTAAGGTTTGCAGATATTTGCAAATTCTCTGCAGGAAGGACTCCAGCGCGTAAGGAAAGTAAATATTGGAATACCGGGGATTTTCCATGGTTTTCAATTGCAGACTTGCGTCAAGGAGAAACAATTGTCAATTGTAAAGAAACTGTGAGTGAAGAAGCTCAAAAAAAGATATTTAAAGTACCACCAGTGTCAAAGGGAACCTTATTAATGAGCTTCAAGCTTACCATCGGTAAAATATCTATAGCCGGAGTAGATTGTTTTCATAATGAAGCCATCATTTCCATCTATCCTTTTTTAAAGGAACTTCAATCTTATTTGTTCCGTTGTTTGAATGGATTTGATTTAAACTCAGGAAATAAAAAAGCAATCAAAGGTGCAACCCTAAACCAAGATTCTATTTCAAACATTTTAATTGCTTTGCCCCCACTTGGGGAACAAAAACGCATTGTAGCCAAAGTCGATCAACTCATGGCCCTTTGCGACCGTTTAGAGACCCAACAGCAGAAACGGGCAACCTTGGTAAAACAGGCCCGAATCTCAGCTCTTGATGACTTATCCAATGCCCAGGGTAAAAAGGCGTTACAAACCTCCTGGAAACGGGTGCAGACCCATCTATCCATGCTCTTTGACCATCCCGATGATGTGGAGGATTTGAAAAAGTGCATCCTTCAGAATGCGGTGATGGGAAAACTTGTTCCCCAAAATCCGGAGGATGAACCGGCAAGCGATTTGTTGAAAAAAATTACAAAGGATATGGTTGCAACCCTTAAAAATAAACGTAGCTTTGCAAAGCTTAGGAAACCGGAATCCAAATACTATACTCAGATGCCTAACGGTTGGGAACTGTTATTGATGGAAGACTTGTTAACTGGATCGGAGTCCGGTTGGAGTCCAAAGTGTAAGAATGTTCCACGACAAAACGATCAGTGGGGGGTTCTTAAAGTGAGCGCAGTAACCTGGGGAGAATATAACCCAAACGAAAATAAATCCTTTCCACCAAGTTTGGAACCGCGATTAGATTACGAAGTGACTTCGGGGAATTTTCTTTTGTCTCGTGCAAACACTGCAGAACTTGTCGCACGGAGTGTAATAGTTCCTCTCCAATCACCAAGTAAATTGATGCTGAGTGATAAAATAGTGCGCCTAAACTTTCTTCGTGAAGATTTCAAAGAATGGGTAAATTATGTAAACAATTCGATAGTCTCCAGACAGTATTACATTGAAAATGCTACAGGGACCAGCGACTCGATGAAGAATGTGTCTCGCCAGATTATTCATGAACTCCCAATTCCATTTCCACCTCTTTTAGAACAGAAACGCATAGTCAAAAAGATAAAATCGCTTCTAATCCTATGTAATCAACTCCAAAAACAGCTGGCTAAAGCCAAAACCATCGCAGAACAATTAGCCCAGTCCATAGTCGAAACCATCACCGGTCAATCCACGGAGAAAACAGAAAAGATGAAAGCACCCAAAAGCGAACTGGTTTCAAAGCTCAAACTGATCAAAAAGCCCGGCGCAAAAGTGGATGCCCCTTTAAGCGCCATTCTTGTGAAAAACAATGAGGAGCTTTCCGCCAAAACACTTTGGAATACATCCGGTCTTGCCATTGATGATTTCTACCGGCAGTTGAAAATCGAAATGCTAAAAGGCTGGATTGCAGAACCGGAAAAGGCCCATGTCCGGATCATTGACGACCAGGGGACGGCCCAATGA